A single Candidatus Sulfotelmatobacter sp. DNA region contains:
- a CDS encoding tetratricopeptide repeat protein has protein sequence MRAETRHQLKQDAFSRVTIGAAEKTAHWTAEHRSTLAISVVAIVIILSAVIGGWFYLNTQDEKASLDLSVGVRTMDTQLRASGAPEQPDFPTFTSAKERALAAQKQFQAIVEKYPHTRTADMAHYFLGVTAATLGDNAAAERNFKEVISAGNREVASVAKSALASLYGQINRTKEAVALYQELINKPTASVSKVTTQLELAELYENSNQPLEAKRTYEQIKKENPGAEAAQLATQKLSQLK, from the coding sequence GTGCGCGCAGAAACCCGCCATCAGCTGAAACAGGATGCCTTTAGCCGCGTCACCATCGGTGCCGCCGAAAAAACCGCCCATTGGACCGCCGAACACCGCTCGACTCTCGCCATTTCCGTGGTCGCGATCGTGATCATTCTCTCCGCCGTAATCGGCGGGTGGTTCTACCTGAATACTCAGGACGAAAAGGCCAGTCTAGATTTGTCGGTTGGGGTTCGCACCATGGATACGCAACTGCGCGCCTCAGGCGCACCGGAGCAGCCCGACTTTCCCACCTTCACGTCGGCAAAAGAACGCGCTCTGGCCGCGCAGAAACAGTTTCAGGCCATCGTTGAGAAGTACCCGCACACCCGTACTGCCGATATGGCTCACTATTTTCTGGGCGTGACGGCGGCTACTTTGGGTGACAACGCCGCCGCGGAGCGTAATTTCAAAGAGGTTATTTCCGCCGGCAACCGCGAAGTCGCCTCCGTTGCCAAGTCCGCGCTGGCCTCGCTCTATGGACAAATCAATCGTACCAAAGAGGCTGTAGCCCTCTATCAGGAACTCATCAATAAGCCCACCGCTTCGGTCAGCAAAGTGACGACACAGTTGGAGCTGGCTGAACTTTATGAGAACTCCAACCAGCCGCTTGAGGCCAAGCGCACGTACGAGCAGATTAAGAAAGAAAATCCCGGCGCTGAAGCCGCGCAACTCGCCACCCAGAAGTTATCTCAACTGAAGTAG
- a CDS encoding (2Fe-2S)-binding protein codes for MADLTLRINGSEQKVSVSPETPLLWVLRDTLELTGTKFGCGAGLCGACTVHVDGSPIRSCSTPVSQVAGKNVTTIEGLGANGLHVLQQAWIAEEVPQCGYCQTGQIMTAAALLAKTPNPTDEQITQAMNGNLCRCGTYERIRKAVHRAAGNGGAR; via the coding sequence ATGGCCGATCTCACACTCCGCATTAACGGCAGTGAACAGAAAGTCAGCGTCTCACCGGAAACTCCTCTGCTATGGGTTCTTCGCGACACACTCGAACTCACTGGAACAAAATTTGGCTGCGGCGCCGGATTATGCGGAGCCTGCACGGTTCACGTTGACGGCAGCCCCATCCGCTCCTGCTCTACACCCGTGTCGCAGGTCGCCGGCAAAAACGTGACCACGATCGAGGGCCTTGGAGCCAATGGCCTGCACGTGCTCCAGCAGGCCTGGATCGCCGAAGAAGTTCCGCAATGCGGCTACTGTCAGACCGGACAGATCATGACGGCCGCGGCGCTGCTCGCGAAAACACCGAACCCCACTGACGAACAGATTACCCAGGCCATGAACGGCAATCTCTGCCGCTGTGGAACTTACGAACGGATTCGCAAGGCCGTGCATCGCGCGGCCGGCAACGGAGGTGCGCGATGA